In Paraburkholderia flava, one genomic interval encodes:
- the guaA gene encoding glutamine-hydrolyzing GMP synthase, with protein sequence MHDKILILDFGSQVTQLIARRIREAHVYSEIHPYDVDDAFIREFAPTGVILSGGPSSVTETDTPRAPQAVFELGVPVLGICYGMQTMAEQLGGKVENGHLREFGYAEVRARNHTSFLDGIEDFRTGEGHGMLKVWMSHGDKVLEMPQGFQLMASTESCPIAAMADEARHFYGLQWHPEVTHTVQGRAMLERFVLKICGAQPDWEMGHYIDEAVEKIREQVGDEHVILGLSGGVDSSVAAALLHRAIGNQLTCVFVDHGLLRLNEAEQVMSMFADNLGVKVIHVDASEAFMSKLAGVTDPEAKRKIIGAEFVEVFQTEAGKLSDAKWLAQGTIYPDVIESAGKGKKAAQTIKSHHNVGGLPETLNLKLLEPLRELFKDEVRELGVKLGLPPAMVYRHPFPGPGLGVRILGEVKRDFADLLRRADAIFIDTLRTTIDEATGKSWYDLTSQAFAVFLPVKSVGVMGDGRTYEYVVALRAVQTQDFMTAHWAHLPHELLGRVSNRIINEVRGINRVVYDISGKPPATIEWE encoded by the coding sequence ATGCATGACAAGATCCTGATCCTCGACTTCGGCTCGCAAGTCACCCAACTGATCGCGCGCCGCATCCGCGAAGCGCACGTGTACTCGGAAATCCATCCGTACGACGTCGACGACGCGTTTATCCGCGAATTTGCGCCGACGGGCGTGATCCTGTCGGGCGGCCCGAGCTCGGTCACCGAAACAGACACGCCGCGCGCGCCGCAGGCCGTGTTCGAACTCGGCGTGCCGGTGCTCGGCATCTGCTACGGCATGCAGACGATGGCCGAACAGCTCGGCGGCAAGGTCGAAAACGGCCATCTGCGCGAATTCGGCTACGCCGAAGTGCGTGCGCGCAATCACACGAGCTTCCTCGACGGCATCGAAGATTTCCGTACCGGCGAAGGCCACGGCATGTTGAAGGTGTGGATGAGCCACGGCGACAAGGTGCTCGAAATGCCGCAGGGCTTCCAGCTGATGGCATCGACCGAATCGTGTCCGATCGCCGCGATGGCTGACGAAGCGCGCCACTTCTACGGGCTGCAATGGCATCCGGAAGTGACGCACACCGTGCAGGGCCGCGCGATGCTCGAGCGCTTCGTGTTGAAGATCTGCGGCGCACAGCCCGACTGGGAGATGGGGCATTACATCGACGAGGCGGTCGAGAAGATTCGCGAACAGGTCGGCGACGAGCACGTCATTCTGGGGCTGTCGGGCGGCGTGGATTCTTCGGTGGCGGCAGCGCTGCTGCATCGCGCGATCGGTAATCAGCTGACTTGCGTGTTTGTCGATCACGGTCTGCTGCGCCTGAACGAGGCAGAGCAGGTGATGTCGATGTTCGCGGACAACCTCGGCGTGAAGGTGATCCACGTCGACGCGAGCGAAGCGTTCATGTCGAAGCTCGCCGGTGTGACCGATCCGGAAGCGAAGCGCAAGATCATCGGCGCGGAATTCGTCGAAGTGTTCCAGACGGAAGCCGGCAAGCTGAGCGACGCGAAGTGGCTTGCGCAGGGCACGATCTATCCGGACGTGATCGAATCGGCGGGCAAGGGCAAGAAGGCCGCGCAGACGATCAAGAGCCATCACAACGTCGGCGGCCTGCCCGAGACGCTGAACCTGAAGCTACTCGAACCGCTGCGCGAACTGTTCAAGGACGAAGTGCGCGAGCTGGGCGTGAAGCTCGGCCTGCCGCCCGCGATGGTGTATCGCCATCCGTTCCCCGGCCCGGGCCTCGGCGTGCGGATTCTCGGCGAAGTGAAGCGCGATTTTGCGGACCTGCTGCGCCGCGCGGACGCGATTTTCATCGACACGCTGCGCACGACGATCGACGAAGCGACCGGCAAGTCCTGGTACGATTTGACGAGCCAGGCGTTTGCGGTGTTTCTGCCGGTGAAGAGCGTTGGGGTGATGGGGGATGGGCGGACTTATGAGTACGTCGTTGCGCTGCGTGCGGTGCAGACACAGGATTTCATGACCGCGCACTGGGCGCATCTGCCGCATGAACTGCTGGGGCGGGTGTCGAACCGGATTATTAATGAGGTGCGGGGGATTAATCGCGTGGTTTACGACATTTCGGGGAAGCCGCCGGCTACGATTGAGTGGGAGTGA